The following proteins are encoded in a genomic region of Doryrhamphus excisus isolate RoL2022-K1 chromosome 6, RoL_Dexc_1.0, whole genome shotgun sequence:
- the otud7a gene encoding OTU domain-containing protein 7A: protein MTLDMDAVLSDFVRSTGAEPGLARDLLEGKNWDLSAALNDYEELRQVHTANLPQVFNEGRYYKQPEARDTPTHVSKIDRPCVQKQDDNAQEKRLSRGISHASSAIVSLARLQVANECTNEHFPLEMPIYTFQLPDLSVYSEDFRTFIERDLIEQSTMMALEQAGRLNWWSTMCTSCKKLLPLATTGDGNCLLHAASLGMWGFHDRDLMLRKSLYTMMKSGAERDALKRRWRWQQTQQNKESGLVYTEEEWEREWNELLKLASSEPRTHLSKNGNTNGGVDNSEDPVYESLEEFHVFVLAHVLRRPIVVVADTMLRDSGGEAFAPIPFGGLYLPLEVPPSRCHCSPLVLAYDQAHFSALVSMEQRDQQREQAVIPLTDSEHKLLALHFAVDPGRDWEWGRDDNDNTKLANLILSLEAKLNLLHNYMNVTWIRIPSETRAPLAQPESPTASAGEDVQSLAESMDSDRESVGSNSNVNTGKTCKDKDKDKQRKDKDKNRADSVANKLGSFSKTLGIKLKKNMGGLGGLVHGKMNKSNSGSGRSGENGTEKTKKKDSKTTKGSKDESGQSASSTSSEKATSPSPTDRDKLASSSPTDRTDSTGRISGDKSLENWKYSTDVKLSLNILRAAMQGERKFIFAGLLLTSHRHQFHEEMISYYLTNAQERFSQEQEQKRKEAEKKPPAPSEVAAKKPEHESVFQRERSDSSPPESCSPVLTHHTYTPQPPVGLKMQGRNSPTPAAPHVSFPVPPLTPPISSHHVPHPAPAPYSSPSFGAKRPGPVPVSAHYSHTPPIQRHSVIHLQDVNMQPSIFQDPYKPMVGTLKTCATYPQQNRTLSSQSYSPARLSGVRTANTLETLSYNMPAEHKSHTYTNGFNAGDIQDCLEFADEDNSSHTWLNQDKTKGRSSGSPLYCFQQRRCKRDNCSFYGRPETDNYCSYCYREEVKRREREGKVQRPA from the exons GTAAAAACTGGGACCTCAGTGCTGCTCTAAATGATTATGAAGAGCTCAGGCAGGTCCACACTGCCAACCTGCCGCAGGTGTTCAACGAGGGCCGCTACTACAAACAGCCGGAGGCGCGTGACACGCCAACTCATGTCAGCAAGATCGATAGGCCGTGTGTGCAGAAGCAGGATGACAATGCACAAG AGAAGCGTCTGTCCCGGGGGATCTCCCACGCCAGCTCCGCTATTGTCTCCCTGGCGAGGCTACAGGTGGCCAACGAGTGTACCAATGAGCACTTCCCTCTTGAGATGCCCATCTACACATTCCAGCTGCCAGACCTCAGCGTGTACAGCGAGGACTTCAGGACCTTCATAGAGAGAGACCTGATAGAGCAGTCCACCATGATGGCCCTGGAGCAAGCTG gtCGTCTAAACTGGTGGTCCACCATGTGCACCAGCTGTAAGAAACTGCTCCCTTTGGCTACCACTGGGGACGGAAACTGCCTCCTCCATGCTGCTTCTTTAG GAATGTGGGGATTCCATGACAGAGACCTGATGTTGAGGAAGTCCTTGTACACCATGATGAAGAGTGGGGCTGAGAGAGATGCTCTTAAGCGGAGGTGGAGGTGGCAGCAAACCCAACAGAACAAGGAG TCAGGCCTGGTGTACACCGAGGAGGAGTGGGAGCGGGAGTGGAACGAGTTGCTTAAGTTGGCCTCCAGCGAGCCTCGCACACATCTCAGCAAAAACGGCAACACAAATGGAGG GGTGGATAACTCAGAGGATCCGGTCTATGAGAGTCTGGAGGAGTTCCATGTGTTTGTGCTGGCCCACGTGCTCCGCAGGCCGATTGTCGTGGTGGCCGACACAATGCTCAGAGATTCAGGAGGAGAAG CGTTTGCTCCCATTCCGTTTGGTGGCCTCTACTTGCCTCTGGAGGTGCCTCCAAGCCGCTGTCACTGCTCCCCACTGGTGTTGGCTTACGATCAGGCGCACTTCTCTGCCTTGGTGTCCATGGAACAGAGGGACCAGCAACGAGAGCAAG CTGTTATCCCTCTGACCGACTCGGAGCACAAGCTGCTGGCCCTCCATTTTGCTGTGGACCCTGGCAGGGACTGGGAGTGGGGCAGGGACGACAACGATAATACCAAGCTAGCCAA TCTTATCTTGTCTCTGGAGGCCAAACTCAACCTCTTGCACAACTACATGAATGTAACGTGGATCCGAATTCCATCTGAAACAAgg GCTCCCCTGGCTCAGCCTGAGTCTCCGACCGCGTCTGCAGGCGAAGACGTCCAGTCCCTGGCCGAGTCCATGGACTCTGATCGCGAGTCCGTTGGCAGCAACTCTAACGTCAACACTGGCAAAACCTGCAAGGACAAGGACAAAGACAAGCAGcgcaaagacaaagacaagaaCAGGGCCGATTCTGTAGCCAACAAGCTAGGTAGCTTTAGCAAAACACTGGGAATCAAACTAAAGAAGAACATGGGGGGACTGGGGGGTCTTGTGCACGGCAAAATGAACAAATCCAACTCTGGCTCAGGTCGAAGCGGGGAGAACGGAACggaaaagacaaagaagaaggaCTCAAAGACAACCAAAGGGAGCAAGGACGAGTCGGGCCAGTCGGCTAGCTCCACCTCCTCGGAGAAGGCCACAAGTCCCTCGCCTACAGATAGAGATAAACTCGCTAGCTCCTCCCCCACGGACAGAACGGACAGTACAGGCAGGATCTCGGGGGACAAGAGTCTTGAAAACTGGAAGTACAGCACGGATGTCAAGCTCAGCCTCAACATCCTGCGAGCCGCCATGCAGGGTGAGCGCAAGTTCATCTTTGCGGGCCTCCTTCTCACCAGCCACCGACACCAATTCCACGAGGAGATGATTAGCTACTACCTGACCAATGCCCAGGAACGCTTCAGCCAGGAGCAGGAACAGAAGAGAAAGGAGGCGGAGAAGAAGCCCCCCGCTCCCAGCGAGGTTGCCGCCAAGAAGCCCGAGCACGAGAGTGTCTTCCAGAGGGAGCGATCGGACAGCTCACCCCCAGAGAGCTGCTCTCCTGTCCTGACCCACCACACCTACACCCCGCAGCCCCCCGTGGGGCTCAAGATGCAAGGCAGGAACAGTCCCACGCCTGCGGCCCCTCACGTCTCTTTCCCAGTTCCTCCACTCACCCCACCGATATCCTCCCACCACgtcccccaccccgcccccgcgCCTTACTCATCTCCCAGTTTTGGTGCTAAGAGACCTGGGCCCGTCCCTGTGTCCGCCCACTACAGCCATACCCCACCCATCCAGAGGCACAGCGTGATCCACCTCCAAGATGTCAACATGCAGCCCTCCATCTTCCAAGACCCCTACAAACCCATGGTGGGCACCCTCAAAACGTGTGCCACTTACCCACAGCAGAACCGCACGCTGTCGTCGCAAAGCTACAGCCCCGCTCGCTTGTCGGGCGTGCGCACCGCCAACACCCTGGAAACCCTCTCTTACAACATGCCCGCAGAACACAAGTCCCACACGTACACGAACGGCTTCAACGCGGGAGACATTCAAGACTGCCTGGAGTTCGCCGACGAGGACAACTCGTCTCACACATGGCTCAACCAAGACAAAACCAAAGGGCGGAGCTCTGGAAGCCCTTTGTACTGCTTTCAGCAGCGCCGCTGCAAGAGGGACAACTGCTCCTTCTACGGGAGACCCGAAACGGACAACTATTGCTCCTACTGCTACAGGGAGGAGGTGAAACGCAGGGAGAGGGAGGGCAAAGTGCAGAGGCCCGCATAG